From a region of the Mycobacterium sp. SMC-8 genome:
- the mce gene encoding methylmalonyl-CoA epimerase gives MTAEQTDARPALATALVTGIDHVGIAVPDLDVAIKWYHDHLGMIVLHEEINEEQGVREAMLSVRGAPVGSAQIQLMSPLDETSTIAKFIDKRGPGLQQLAYRTSDIDALSERLREQGVRLLYDTPRRGTANSRINFIHPKDGGGVLIELVEPAKDSAAH, from the coding sequence ATGACCGCCGAGCAGACTGACGCCCGTCCGGCATTGGCCACCGCGCTGGTGACCGGGATTGACCATGTCGGCATCGCCGTCCCCGATCTGGACGTGGCGATCAAGTGGTATCACGACCACCTGGGCATGATCGTGCTCCATGAGGAGATCAACGAGGAGCAGGGTGTCCGCGAGGCGATGCTGTCGGTGCGCGGCGCGCCGGTGGGCAGCGCACAGATCCAGTTGATGTCGCCGCTGGACGAGACCTCGACGATCGCCAAGTTCATCGACAAGCGGGGCCCCGGCCTGCAACAGCTGGCCTACCGAACCAGCGACATCGACGCGCTCAGCGAGCGCCTGCGTGAGCAGGGCGTCCGGCTGCTGTACGACACCCCGCGGCGCGGCACCGCGAACTCGCGGATCAATTTCATCCATCCGAAGGACGGCGGCGGCGTGCTGATCGAGCTGGTCGAGCCCGCCAAGGATTCGGCAGCGCACTAG
- the nucS gene encoding endonuclease NucS — translation MRLVIAQCTVDYVGRLTAHLPSARRLLLFKADGSVSVHADDRAYKPLNWMSPPCWIIEQPDGEAPVWVVENKAGEQLRITVEGIEHDSSHELGVDPGLVKDGVEAHLQALLAEHVELLGAGYTLVRREYMTPIGPVDLLCRDERGRSVAVEIKRRGEIDGVEQLTRYLELLNRDSLLAPVAGVFAAQQIKPQARTLATDRGIRCVTLDYDKMRGMDNDEFRLF, via the coding sequence GTGCGCCTCGTCATCGCCCAGTGCACCGTGGACTACGTCGGACGACTCACCGCTCACCTGCCTTCGGCCCGGCGGCTGTTGCTGTTCAAGGCAGACGGGTCGGTCAGTGTGCATGCCGACGACCGTGCCTACAAGCCCCTGAACTGGATGTCTCCCCCCTGCTGGATCATCGAGCAGCCCGACGGCGAAGCGCCGGTCTGGGTGGTCGAGAACAAGGCGGGGGAGCAGTTGCGGATCACGGTGGAGGGAATCGAGCACGACTCCTCCCATGAGTTGGGTGTCGACCCGGGTCTGGTCAAGGACGGCGTCGAGGCGCATCTGCAGGCCCTGCTGGCCGAGCACGTCGAACTGCTCGGCGCCGGCTACACATTGGTGCGTCGCGAGTACATGACCCCGATCGGGCCGGTCGACCTGCTGTGCCGGGACGAGCGGGGCCGCTCGGTCGCTGTGGAGATCAAGCGCCGGGGCGAGATAGACGGAGTCGAACAACTCACCCGCTACCTCGAGCTGCTTAACCGGGACTCGCTGCTGGCGCCGGTCGCCGGGGTGTTCGCCGCCCAGCAGATAAAACCGCAGGCCCGCACGCTGGCAACTGACCGTGGAATCCGTTGTGTGACTTTGGATTACGACAAGATGCGGGGCATGGACAACGACGAGTTCCGACTGTTCTGA
- a CDS encoding adenylate/guanylate cyclase domain-containing protein, which produces MNATKSVPHRLGRVLERVTRQSGRLGTPDYGSWLLGKPEESQARRRVRIQVILTILLLFTNILGIAVSLLLNTVAIPVPSVFSDAPAWLTFGVVPAYMVLALVFGTAWITSRTVGSLRWAIEERSPTRTDQRNVFLAPSRVAQMLLLLWGFGAALLTLLYGLQDTAFIPRFLFAVGFPGIVVATACYMITEFALRPIAAQALEAGRPPRRLAHGVMGRTMTVWLLSSGVPVLGILLLAIFALALQNLSSTQFAIAVMIIALVALLFGLILMWLLSWLIATPVRVVRAALQHVEDGDLDCNLVVFDGTELGELQRGFNSMVHGLRERERVRDLFGRHVGREVALAAEKQQIELGGEERHAAVIFIDIIGSTQLVTSRPAAEVVELLNRFFDVVVDEVDNHHGLVNKFEGDAVLAVFGAPVALDNAETEALSAARAMARRLRTEVPECAAGIGVAAGQVVAGNVGAKERFEYTVIGEPVNEAARLSELAKNEPHLLVASADAVEGATESERAHWQLGETVTLRGHDQPTRLATPAGEP; this is translated from the coding sequence ATGAACGCGACGAAGAGCGTGCCGCATCGGTTGGGCCGAGTGCTGGAGAGGGTGACTCGACAGAGCGGGCGGCTGGGGACGCCGGACTACGGGTCCTGGCTGCTGGGCAAGCCGGAGGAAAGCCAAGCCCGACGACGCGTCCGCATCCAGGTCATCCTGACAATCCTTCTCCTGTTCACCAACATCCTGGGCATCGCGGTGTCGCTGTTGCTCAACACGGTCGCCATCCCGGTGCCCAGTGTCTTCTCCGACGCCCCCGCGTGGCTGACCTTCGGCGTCGTGCCCGCCTACATGGTGCTGGCCCTGGTTTTCGGCACGGCGTGGATCACCTCGCGGACCGTCGGGTCGTTGCGCTGGGCGATCGAAGAGCGCAGCCCGACGCGCACCGATCAGCGCAACGTGTTCCTCGCCCCGTCGCGGGTGGCGCAGATGCTGCTGCTGCTCTGGGGTTTCGGCGCTGCGCTGCTGACGCTGCTGTACGGCCTGCAGGACACGGCCTTCATCCCGCGGTTCCTGTTCGCGGTGGGCTTTCCGGGCATCGTGGTCGCGACCGCGTGTTACATGATCACCGAGTTCGCGTTGCGCCCGATCGCCGCGCAGGCGCTCGAGGCGGGCCGGCCGCCGCGCCGGCTGGCGCACGGTGTGATGGGCCGGACCATGACCGTGTGGCTGCTGAGTTCCGGGGTGCCCGTCCTCGGCATCCTGCTGCTCGCGATATTCGCGCTGGCCCTGCAGAATCTGAGCTCGACGCAGTTCGCCATAGCAGTGATGATCATCGCGCTGGTCGCCCTGCTCTTCGGGTTGATCCTGATGTGGCTGCTGTCATGGCTCATCGCCACCCCGGTGCGCGTCGTGCGGGCCGCGCTCCAGCACGTGGAGGACGGCGATCTGGACTGCAACCTGGTGGTGTTCGACGGCACCGAACTCGGTGAGCTGCAGCGCGGCTTCAACTCGATGGTGCACGGCTTACGCGAACGCGAGCGGGTGCGCGACCTTTTCGGCCGGCACGTCGGCCGCGAAGTCGCCCTGGCCGCCGAGAAGCAGCAGATAGAACTCGGCGGCGAGGAACGCCACGCGGCCGTCATCTTCATCGACATCATCGGTTCCACCCAGCTCGTCACGAGCAGGCCCGCCGCCGAGGTCGTCGAGTTGCTCAACCGGTTCTTCGACGTGGTCGTCGACGAGGTCGACAACCACCACGGGCTGGTGAACAAGTTCGAGGGCGACGCGGTCCTGGCGGTGTTCGGCGCGCCCGTCGCGCTGGACAACGCCGAGACCGAGGCGCTCTCGGCAGCCCGCGCGATGGCGCGGCGGCTGCGCACCGAGGTGCCGGAGTGCGCCGCGGGCATCGGCGTAGCGGCCGGCCAGGTGGTGGCGGGCAATGTCGGGGCCAAGGAACGTTTCGAGTACACGGTGATCGGTGAGCCGGTCAACGAAGCCGCGAGATTGAGCGAACTGGCCAAGAACGAGCCTCACCTGCTGGTGGCCTCGGCCGACGCGGTCGAGGGCGCGACCGAGTCCGAGCGTGCGCACTGGCAGCTGGGTGAGACCGTGACGCTGCGCGGGCACGATCAGCCCACGCGGCTGGCCACCCCGGCCGGTGAACCGTAG
- a CDS encoding acyl-CoA dehydrogenase family protein produces MTISVAERAELRSAVGELLADKCTEADVRRVMNSEEGFDRELWGRLADQGVLGMLVDADFGGLGFGALELEAVAEETGAALLPGPFISSAVLTVALINAAGSDEDKQRLLPSLADGAAIGTVALTGRTGSWTADGVDVQAGADGTLTGAAHYVTWGQVADVVLVVARTDDGVGVFEVDTAATGFDRAAVTVFDPTVRLSTYTFTNTPARRLGTAGWEAVQEALDFAVVASAGEQVGGTRRIFDITISYLKTRFQFGRAIGSFQALKHMAADLLLEVESATSAARNAAAQLASTDDTADSTAEARAGAVALAGFACAEAYVKTAMAAVQMHGGIGFTWEHPAHLYVRRARSSLQLFGGSASHRERYLLSKGA; encoded by the coding sequence ATGACGATCAGTGTGGCCGAGCGCGCGGAGCTGCGCAGTGCGGTCGGTGAACTGTTGGCCGACAAGTGCACCGAGGCCGACGTGCGGCGGGTGATGAACTCCGAGGAGGGCTTCGATCGCGAACTGTGGGGTCGATTGGCCGATCAGGGTGTGCTGGGCATGCTCGTCGACGCCGACTTCGGCGGGCTGGGTTTCGGTGCTCTGGAACTCGAAGCCGTCGCCGAGGAGACCGGCGCCGCGCTGCTTCCGGGACCGTTCATCTCCAGCGCCGTGCTGACCGTCGCATTGATCAACGCAGCGGGTTCCGACGAGGACAAGCAGCGATTGCTGCCCTCTCTGGCCGACGGCGCTGCCATCGGCACCGTGGCCCTGACAGGCCGGACCGGTTCGTGGACGGCCGACGGCGTGGACGTGCAAGCGGGTGCCGACGGCACCCTCACCGGCGCCGCGCACTACGTCACGTGGGGGCAGGTCGCCGACGTCGTGCTGGTCGTCGCCCGCACCGACGACGGTGTCGGCGTGTTCGAGGTGGACACGGCCGCAACAGGTTTCGACCGGGCCGCGGTCACCGTGTTCGACCCGACCGTGCGTCTGTCCACCTACACGTTCACCAACACCCCCGCGCGCCGCCTCGGCACCGCGGGCTGGGAGGCCGTCCAGGAGGCATTGGACTTCGCAGTGGTCGCGTCGGCCGGTGAGCAGGTCGGCGGCACGCGGCGCATCTTCGACATCACCATCTCCTACCTCAAGACCCGGTTCCAGTTCGGCCGGGCGATCGGTAGCTTCCAGGCACTCAAGCACATGGCTGCCGATCTGCTGTTGGAGGTCGAGTCGGCTACCTCGGCGGCGCGAAACGCCGCGGCACAGCTCGCCTCCACCGACGACACGGCCGACAGCACTGCCGAGGCGCGTGCCGGGGCCGTCGCGCTGGCCGGGTTCGCCTGCGCCGAGGCCTATGTGAAGACCGCCATGGCTGCGGTACAGATGCACGGCGGCATCGGCTTCACCTGGGAGCACCCCGCCCACCTGTACGTCCGTCGGGCCCGCAGCAGCCTGCAACTGTTCGGCGGCTCGGCTTCGCACCGCGAACGCTACCTGCTCTCGAAGGGCGCATGA
- a CDS encoding acyl-CoA dehydrogenase family protein, with the protein MSDNNLPGSDELRAEVRQWLAQNWTGVTLPKSDDPWVSPPERIAWLDKVVEAGYGAPTYPTEWYGRAYPNKLAKVIAEEFRAVRAPGACQDQFSIPANTTLAFGTDRLKADLLRDFLTEKSRTCLLYSEPGAGSDLAGVRTTAVRDGDQWTINGQKVWTSGAQTCDYALLIARTDWDVPKHQGITFFIVPMKQPGIEVRPLIQITGESHFNEVFITDALVPDAYVVGGVGNGWRVLQTALAYERSIMGSSSRIGRNSSKANGLVELAREHGRLDVAAIRRSLADVLALRELNSLNNARAKADAKQGTSSPVMSLGKLAMSAILHAEARLKTDIIGAQALLAGAENPEADDVNFLTLNAFFTSIGGGTDQIQRNIIGERVLGLPKEPEVDRDIAFREIRKN; encoded by the coding sequence ATGAGCGACAACAATCTGCCCGGCTCCGACGAACTGCGCGCCGAGGTCCGCCAATGGCTGGCCCAGAACTGGACCGGTGTCACGCTGCCCAAGTCCGATGACCCGTGGGTCAGCCCGCCCGAGCGGATCGCGTGGCTGGACAAGGTTGTCGAGGCCGGCTACGGCGCACCCACCTACCCCACCGAATGGTACGGACGGGCGTACCCCAACAAGCTGGCCAAGGTGATCGCCGAGGAGTTCCGCGCGGTCCGCGCGCCCGGCGCCTGCCAGGACCAGTTCAGCATCCCGGCCAACACGACGCTCGCGTTCGGCACCGATCGACTCAAGGCCGATCTGCTGCGGGACTTCCTGACCGAGAAGTCGCGCACCTGTCTGCTCTACAGCGAGCCCGGCGCCGGTTCGGATCTGGCCGGTGTGCGTACCACCGCGGTGCGCGACGGCGACCAGTGGACCATCAACGGCCAGAAGGTGTGGACCTCAGGTGCACAGACCTGCGACTACGCGCTGTTGATCGCGCGGACCGACTGGGATGTGCCCAAGCACCAGGGCATCACGTTCTTCATCGTGCCGATGAAGCAGCCCGGTATCGAGGTGCGCCCGCTCATCCAGATCACCGGTGAATCGCACTTCAACGAGGTGTTCATCACCGATGCGTTGGTGCCCGACGCCTACGTCGTCGGCGGCGTCGGCAACGGCTGGCGAGTGCTGCAGACCGCCCTGGCCTACGAGCGCTCCATCATGGGTTCCAGCAGTCGGATCGGCCGCAACAGCTCCAAGGCCAACGGCCTGGTCGAACTGGCCCGCGAGCATGGCCGTCTCGACGTCGCCGCGATCCGCCGGTCGCTGGCCGACGTGCTGGCATTGCGAGAACTGAACAGTCTCAACAATGCTCGCGCCAAGGCCGACGCCAAGCAGGGGACCTCCAGCCCGGTCATGTCGCTGGGCAAGCTGGCCATGTCTGCCATCCTGCACGCCGAGGCACGGTTGAAGACCGACATCATCGGCGCCCAGGCGCTGCTGGCCGGGGCCGAGAACCCGGAGGCCGACGACGTCAACTTCCTGACGCTCAACGCGTTCTTCACCTCGATCGGTGGCGGCACCGACCAGATTCAGCGCAACATCATCGGCGAGCGGGTCCTCGGGCTGCCCAAGGAGCCCGAAGTCGACCGCGACATCGCGTTCCGCGAGATCCGGAAGAACTGA
- a CDS encoding CoA transferase — protein MSYDPPLSGVRILDLSTGPMTAVARLLADLGAEITVVQLHGITDDATVGPYIDGVPIGTAINRNGMPVVEVDASTPAGRQTFAGLLDRADILIENTRPGSQAEAALEVRTIRAQHPDLVILSISDFGRDSEYRTWQATGPVLHALSSELSRSGIPGREPLIPPADLPYQVAAGQAAVMTLSVFLDRLRTGEGDLIDFAVLDGAMQALDPPFGSAGSASAGVAVSAQQRDWNAEKQRYPIIGCKDGHVRICILSKRQWHGMFTLMGKPEEFADPSYDKLGKRFRSPHLLEAIERFCADKTRAELETQCQAHGVPAAAVLTLSEALDAEHFTTRGFFHDAELAPGVVAPIPAGVSEIDGHRASALNVPATAAPRPSEAPLLAARDRQGQGLPLGGVRVLDLGVIVVGADTARLFGDLGADVVKIEHSAHMDGLRIGRPTAMTQPFAAGHRNKRSIGIDLRLEEGRELAHRLVTQSDVVLTNYKPGVAEALGMDYATLRRINPNIVVVDSSAFGPTGPWAKRLGYGPLVRAAVGFTNLWTYPGEVDTFCDTVTVYPDHVAARIGTLSALALLLRRERTGEGGAASISQAEVMLSHLAADIAADALQRAGHTDTGTVAADSPWGLYRTAGDDQWVAITVRDDTDRRALAGVVGHSAQQSASLDEAVRVWTAQRSHLDAMTVLQAAGVPAGAVLHAHEIPGWGYYEQRRAFREELHPHGTEPFMMENVQIHCDHVPDPPLGQAPLLGEQTAEIATELLGLDAAEIAALLERGVLESPVVGVPAQP, from the coding sequence ATGAGTTACGACCCACCGCTTTCCGGTGTTCGGATCCTTGATCTGAGCACCGGTCCGATGACAGCTGTCGCGCGCCTTCTCGCCGACCTGGGCGCCGAGATCACCGTGGTACAGCTGCATGGCATCACCGACGATGCGACGGTCGGCCCGTACATCGACGGCGTGCCGATCGGCACCGCGATCAACCGCAACGGCATGCCCGTCGTCGAGGTGGACGCGTCGACTCCGGCCGGCCGGCAGACGTTCGCCGGACTGCTCGACCGCGCCGACATCCTGATCGAGAACACCCGTCCCGGCTCGCAGGCCGAGGCGGCTCTGGAGGTGCGCACCATCCGCGCCCAGCACCCCGATCTGGTGATCCTGTCGATCAGTGATTTCGGGCGCGATTCGGAGTACCGCACGTGGCAGGCGACTGGCCCTGTGCTGCACGCACTTTCGAGCGAGCTGTCGCGGTCCGGCATTCCCGGGCGGGAGCCGCTGATCCCACCCGCAGATCTGCCGTACCAGGTGGCGGCCGGGCAGGCCGCGGTGATGACGCTGAGTGTGTTCCTGGACCGGTTACGCACCGGCGAAGGCGATCTGATCGACTTCGCGGTCCTCGACGGCGCGATGCAGGCCCTCGATCCGCCGTTCGGGTCTGCGGGCAGCGCGTCGGCCGGTGTCGCGGTCAGCGCCCAGCAGCGCGACTGGAATGCCGAGAAGCAGCGCTACCCGATCATCGGATGCAAGGACGGGCACGTTCGCATCTGCATCCTGTCGAAGCGGCAGTGGCACGGCATGTTCACGTTGATGGGCAAGCCCGAAGAGTTCGCCGATCCGTCCTACGACAAGCTCGGAAAGCGTTTCAGGTCACCACATCTTCTCGAAGCGATCGAACGCTTCTGCGCCGACAAGACGCGCGCGGAACTGGAAACTCAGTGCCAGGCGCACGGTGTGCCCGCGGCGGCGGTTCTCACGCTGTCGGAAGCACTCGATGCCGAACACTTCACCACCCGCGGTTTCTTCCACGACGCGGAACTGGCCCCCGGTGTGGTGGCGCCGATTCCGGCGGGCGTCAGCGAGATCGACGGCCATCGGGCCAGCGCGCTGAACGTGCCGGCGACCGCGGCACCGCGCCCGTCGGAGGCGCCGCTGCTGGCCGCTCGCGACCGCCAGGGCCAGGGTCTGCCGCTCGGCGGTGTCCGCGTCCTCGATCTCGGCGTGATCGTCGTCGGAGCCGACACCGCAAGGCTTTTCGGTGACCTCGGCGCCGACGTGGTCAAGATCGAACATTCCGCACATATGGACGGCCTGCGGATCGGCAGACCGACAGCGATGACGCAGCCGTTCGCGGCGGGCCACCGAAACAAGCGGTCGATCGGCATCGACCTGCGCCTGGAGGAGGGCCGGGAACTCGCGCACCGACTCGTGACGCAGTCGGATGTGGTGCTGACGAACTACAAGCCAGGTGTGGCCGAAGCACTCGGAATGGACTACGCGACGCTGCGCCGGATCAACCCGAACATCGTGGTGGTCGACAGTTCCGCGTTCGGCCCGACGGGCCCGTGGGCCAAGCGGTTGGGCTACGGCCCGCTGGTGCGCGCCGCGGTGGGTTTCACGAATCTGTGGACCTACCCGGGCGAAGTCGACACGTTCTGCGACACCGTCACCGTCTACCCCGACCACGTGGCCGCGCGGATCGGGACGCTGTCGGCACTGGCGTTGCTGCTGCGGCGCGAGCGCACCGGCGAGGGCGGCGCGGCCAGCATCTCGCAGGCTGAGGTGATGCTGAGCCACCTCGCCGCCGACATCGCCGCCGATGCGCTGCAGCGCGCAGGGCACACCGACACCGGCACGGTGGCCGCGGACAGCCCGTGGGGCCTGTATCGCACCGCCGGTGACGACCAGTGGGTCGCGATCACCGTGCGCGACGACACCGACCGCCGCGCGCTGGCCGGCGTCGTGGGCCACTCCGCGCAACAGTCTGCCTCGCTGGACGAGGCCGTGCGCGTCTGGACCGCGCAACGGTCGCATCTGGACGCGATGACCGTATTGCAGGCCGCGGGTGTACCGGCCGGCGCGGTGCTGCACGCCCATGAGATCCCGGGGTGGGGCTACTACGAGCAGCGCCGCGCGTTCCGCGAGGAACTGCACCCGCATGGAACCGAGCCGTTCATGATGGAGAACGTCCAGATCCACTGCGATCACGTGCCCGACCCGCCGCTGGGACAGGCGCCGTTGCTCGGTGAGCAGACCGCCGAGATCGCCACCGAACTGCTCGGGCTCGACGCCGCCGAGATCGCTGCGCTACTGGAGCGCGGTGTGCTGGAGAGCCCGGTGGTGGGGGTCCCCGCCCAGCCGTGA
- a CDS encoding LysR family transcriptional regulator — MDIDFTRLRYFVAVADELHFKRAADKLMITPPPLSKQIKLLEKELGGPLFERGYHEVRLSPLGRQLVGPAREILRQVEDFRSAATRGVRGLAPIRVSATAYAPSDLLAELEAVIAGLPVPTEFSVPGSAAEVTAKLIAGQSELGLIHLPATDKRLRHKVVASYQGGIAVRFDDPLAAKDLVSIEELRDREVAIDFARPNPVVLAGLTRRLNRRGIHRIVRTTNQRGGEVEMATQVFNRHLVAVVSYAPDSFIGKIFSPPEFKLIPVDESTWGPAEIALSWVPERVQARLAEVELTVEQIADRLGPVHRGA; from the coding sequence ATGGACATCGACTTCACCAGGCTCAGGTATTTCGTCGCTGTCGCGGACGAACTGCATTTCAAGCGCGCTGCCGACAAGTTGATGATCACGCCTCCGCCGCTGAGCAAGCAGATCAAGCTGCTGGAGAAAGAACTCGGCGGACCGTTGTTCGAACGCGGCTACCACGAGGTGCGACTCAGCCCGCTCGGCCGGCAGTTGGTGGGTCCGGCGCGCGAGATCCTGCGCCAGGTTGAGGACTTCAGGTCGGCCGCGACCCGCGGGGTGCGCGGCCTGGCGCCGATCCGGGTCAGCGCGACGGCCTATGCCCCCTCGGACCTTCTCGCCGAACTGGAAGCCGTCATCGCGGGACTGCCGGTACCGACCGAGTTCAGCGTGCCGGGTTCCGCCGCCGAGGTCACCGCCAAGCTGATCGCCGGGCAGTCCGAACTCGGTCTGATCCACCTGCCCGCCACCGACAAGCGGCTCCGGCACAAGGTGGTGGCCAGCTACCAGGGCGGGATCGCCGTCCGGTTCGACGACCCGCTTGCGGCCAAGGACCTGGTGTCCATCGAGGAACTGCGCGACCGTGAAGTCGCCATCGACTTCGCCCGACCCAACCCGGTGGTGCTGGCCGGCCTCACGCGTCGGCTCAACCGCAGGGGCATCCACCGCATCGTGCGCACCACCAACCAGCGTGGCGGCGAGGTGGAGATGGCCACCCAGGTGTTCAACCGGCATCTGGTCGCGGTGGTCAGCTACGCCCCGGACTCGTTCATCGGCAAGATCTTCTCTCCGCCGGAGTTCAAGTTGATTCCCGTCGACGAAAGCACCTGGGGCCCTGCGGAAATCGCACTCTCCTGGGTACCCGAGCGGGTGCAGGCGCGGCTCGCCGAGGTCGAGTTGACCGTCGAGCAGATCGCCGACCGGTTGGGTCCGGTGCACCGCGGCGCCTGA